The following proteins are encoded in a genomic region of Triticum dicoccoides isolate Atlit2015 ecotype Zavitan chromosome 1B, WEW_v2.0, whole genome shotgun sequence:
- the LOC119349580 gene encoding uncharacterized protein LOC119349580 isoform X1, whose amino-acid sequence MLLTDVFGELCYTEVFFGYGTEPEKKQLANLPKGHVLTLGLHMYGCLVIQKVVVLKVSLHCKACAGKGKKQLAKMEEEQQQHGHGQRSSSSMGRAPPAQGRSCSMGRAPPAPPRHAATTRGGS is encoded by the exons ATGTTGCTGACTGACGTTTTTGGAGAACTGTGTTATACAGAG GTCTTCTTCGGGTACGGGACTGAGCCAGAAAAGAAGCAATTGGCAAACCTACCCAAGGGTCATGTATTAACTCTGGGTCTTCACATGTATGGTTgcctggtgattcagaag GTGGTCGTGCTGAAGGTGTCCCTGCACTGCaaagcgtgcgctggcaaggggaaGAAGCAGCTCGCCAAGATGGAAG AGGAGCAGCAACAGCACGGGCACGGgcagaggagcagcagcagcatggGCAGAGCTCCACCGGCGCAGGGGAGAAGCTGCAGCATGGGCAGAGCTCCACCAGCTCCACCCAGGCACGCGGCGACGACGCGCGGGGGCTCCTGA
- the LOC119349580 gene encoding protein SODIUM POTASSIUM ROOT DEFECTIVE 2-like isoform X2, with amino-acid sequence MLLTDVFGELCYTEVFFGYGTEPEKKQLANLPKGHVLTLGLHMYGCLVIQKVVVLKVSLHCKACAGKGKKQLAKMEDSKNRTAKIQSIYSESTNSESRVSA; translated from the exons ATGTTGCTGACTGACGTTTTTGGAGAACTGTGTTATACAGAG GTCTTCTTCGGGTACGGGACTGAGCCAGAAAAGAAGCAATTGGCAAACCTACCCAAGGGTCATGTATTAACTCTGGGTCTTCACATGTATGGTTgcctggtgattcagaag GTGGTCGTGCTGAAGGTGTCCCTGCACTGCaaagcgtgcgctggcaaggggaaGAAGCAGCTCGCCAAGATGGAAG ACAGCAAGAACCGGACAGCAAAAATTCAGAGCATATACAGTGAATCGACAAATTCAGAGTCAAGAGTCAGTGCATGA
- the LOC119349579 gene encoding ABC transporter F family member 4-like, with product MSRKNASSAAGKKDKPLSVSAMLASMDKPAPKARPAPKPKSSKPSKAPPSSSSYMGDIDLPPSDEEEDEADVAAVTAKAKAKAKPARAAVDLNALAPSDKDAKKKDKREMMAAAAAEAAKREALRDDRDAFSVVIGARVPGSAADGDAAAVDGNIKDIVLDNFSVSARGKELLKGASLRISHGRRYGLVGPNGMGKSTLLKLLSWRQVPVPKNIDVLLVEQEIVGDDRSATDAVVAANEELTALRAEQAKLEASNDPDDSEKLAEVYEKLNLCDSDAARARASKILAGLGFDQAMQARSTKSFSGGWRMRISLARALFMQPTLLLLDEPTNHLDLRAVLWLEQYLCSQWKKTLIVVSHDRDFLNTVCNDIIHLHDKSLHVYRGNFDDFESGYEQKRKEMNKKFEVYEKQMKAARKTGSKAAQDKVKGQALSKAHKEVAKGKGKGKNVATDDDNVKPADLPQKWLDYKVEFHFPEPTLLTPPLLQLIEVGFSYPNRPDFKLSDVDVGIDMGTRVAIVGPNGAGKSTLLNLLAGDLTPAEGEARRSQKLRIGRYSQHFVDLLTMEENAVQYLLRLHPDQEGMSKAEAVRARLGKFGLPGHNHLTPIVKLSGGQKARVVFTSISMSHPHILLLDEPTNHLDMQSIDALADALDEFTGGVVLVSHDSRLISRVCADEQISQIWVVEDGTVSKYDGSFEDYKDELMAEIKKEVEE from the coding sequence atgagtCGCAAAaacgcctcctccgccgccggcaAGAAGGACAAGCCCCTCTCCGTGTCCGCCATGCTAGCCTCGATGGACAAGCCGGCGCCCAAAGCCAGGCCGGCGCCGAAACCCAAGTCCTCCAAGCCCTCCAAGGCGCCCCCCTCGTCCTCCTCCTACATGGGCGACATCGACCTGCCCCcgtccgacgaggaggaggacgaggccgacgtcgccgccgtcaccgccaaggccaaggccaaggccaaGCCGGCCCGCGCCGCCGTCGACCTCAACGCCCTCGCGCCCTCCGACAAGGAcgccaagaagaaggacaagcgcgagatgatggcggcggcggccgccgaggccgccaagcggGAGGCGCTCCGCGACGACCGCGACGCCTTCTCCGTCGTCATCGGCGCCCGCGTCCCCGGATCCGCCGCCGACGgcgacgccgccgccgtcgacggGAACATCAAGGACATCGTGCTCGACAACTTCTCCGTCTCCGCGCGTGGGAAGGAGCTGCTCAAGGGCGCCTCGCTCCGGATCTCGCACGGTCGCCGCTATGGTCTCGTGGGGCCCAACGGCATGGGCAAATCTACCCTCCTGAAGCTGCTCTCCTGGCGGCAGGTGCCCGTACCCAAGAACATCGATGTCCTGCTTGTGGAGCAGGAGATTGTCGGTGATGACCGCTCGGCGACCGATGCCGTGGTCGCGGCCAACGAGGAGCTCACGGCGCTCCGGGCTGAGCAGGCGAAGCTTGAGGCCTCCAACGATCCTGATGACAGCGAGAAGCTCGCCGAGGTGTACGAGAAGCTCAACCTGTGTGACTCGGATGCTGCTCGTGCCCGCGCGTCCAAGATCCTCGCGGGGCTGGGGTTTGATCAGGCGATGCAGGCAAGGTCCACAAAGTCATTCAGCGGTGGCTGGAGGATGCGCATCTCGCTTGCCCGTGCTCTCTTCATGCAGCCAACGTTGCTGCTCCTTGATGAGCCTACCAACCATTTGGACCTCCGAGCTGTGCTTTGGTTGGAGCAGTACCTGTGCTCGCAGTGGAAGAAGACCCTAATTGTAGTCTCCCATGACCGCGACTTCTTGAACACGGTGTGCAATGATATCATACATTTGCACGATAAGAGTCTGCATGTTTACCGTGGTAATTTTGATGACTTTGAGAGTGGGTATGAGCagaagaggaaggagatgaacaagaAGTTTGAGGTGTACGAAAAGCAGATGAAAGCAGCAAGGAAGACTGGGAGCAAGGCTGCACAAGATAAGGTTAAAGGCCAAGCACTGTCAAAGGCCCATAAAGAAGTTGCCAAggggaagggcaagggaaagaatgtGGCAACTGATGATGATAATGTGAAGCCAGCGGATCTGCCACAGAAGTGGCTTGACTATAAAGTTGAGTTCCACTTCCCAGAGCCTACTTTGCTTACACCACCCCTCCTTCAGCTCATTGAGGTGGGTTTCAGCTACCCCAACAGGCCAGACTTCAAGTTATCTGATGTTGATGTTGGCATTGACATGGGAACACGTGTTGCCATTGTTGGCCCCAATGGGGCAGGAAAGTCTACTCTTCTAAATTTACTTGCTGGTGATCTTACCCCAGCTGAAGGAGAGGCAAGAAGGAGCCAGAAGCTCAGGATTGGACGATACTCGCAGCATTTTGTTGACTTGTTGACGATGGAAGAAAATGCGGTTCAGTATCTGCTCAGGCTCCACCCAGACCAGGAGGGAATGAGCAAAGCGGAGGCTGTCCGTGCCAGGCTTGGAAAATTTGGCTTGCCAGGCCACAACCATCTTACTCCCATTGTTAAATTATCTGGTGGTCAGAAGGCCCGTGTTGTGTTCACCTCGATATCAATGTCGCATCCTCACATTCTCCTACTGGATGAGCCTACAAATCACCTGGACATGCAAAGTATTGATGCTTTGGCAGATGCTCTGGATGAGTTCACTGGAGGTGTGGTCTTGGTTAGCCATGACTCGCGGTTGATATCTCGAGTTTGTGCCGATGAGCAGATTAGCCAGATATGGGTTGTGGAGGATGGCACAGTGAGTAAATATGATGGctcgtttgaggattacaaggatgaACTAATGGCAGAAATAAAGAAGGAAGTCGAAGAGTAA